In Lolium rigidum isolate FL_2022 chromosome 3, APGP_CSIRO_Lrig_0.1, whole genome shotgun sequence, the genomic window CGACCTCCCCAAGTCGCTCGCCGCCCTCCGCCTCGCCGGCCTCTTGCCCCCCGACTCCagccccacctccacctcctggtccgccggccccacgctcgccgtccagCTCGGCGACATCCTGGATCGAGGCGGCGACGAGCTCCGCCTCCTCTACTTCCTCCGCCGCCTcagcatctccgccgccgcgcagggcggcgcgttcctcCCGATCCTCGGCAACCACGAGGTCATGAACGTGTGCGGCGACTTCCGCTTCGTCACGCCGCAGGGCCTGCAGGAGTTCTCGTCCTGGGCCGGCTGGTACCGCGCCGGCCTCGCCATCAAGCGCCGCTGCGGCGACCTCGAGCCGCCCAAGAACCCCTTCCTCGGCGTCCCCAAGGCCTACCCTGGCATCAGGCGGGAGTTTTGGGACGGCATCCGCTCCCGCGTCGCCGCGCTCCGCCCCGACGGCCCCATCGCGCGGAGGTTCCTGGCCGACCTCCCCAccgtcctcgtcgtcggcgactcgGTGTTCGTCCACGGCGGCCTCCTCGAGGCCAATGTCGAGTATGGGCTGGAGCGGATCAATGCCGAGGTCAGCGACTGGATCCGGGGTCAGCAAGGCGACAATGCCAGGGCGCCAGAGTCTGTGTGCGGCCGAGATGCGGTGGTCTGGCTCAGGAGGTTCTCCGAAGGCTTCAACTGTGACTGCGAGAGGCTTAAGGGCGTCCTTGGGATGATCCCTGGGGCAAAGCGGATGGTGATGGGGCACACGATACAGAGCGAGGGGATCACCGCGGTTTGCGGGGCACAGGCCGTCAGGGTCGATGTTGGTTTGTCCAAGGGATGTGGCAATGGGCTGCCCGAGGTGCTTGAAATCAATGGCGCTGGATCACAGGTGAGGGTGATCACAACAGATCCAGCTGAGGCCTGGAAGTACAGGAAGCAGAAGGCTGCCGCGGCACTGGAGAAGAAAGGGGAGGTAAAGGATGGACTTGCATTGTTGGTCAGGGAGAGCCATGGGTTGAAAGGCGTAGAAGCTAAGGCTTAATTTAGAGGTAGGATATCCATTATTTTGGCAAGTGTCAATCCAATTGGATTGCCATGCCCAACTAGGGGTAGCTCTGGCTAGAGATGGGACGCATGGTGTTGAAGGAATATTGGTTGATTCAGTAATGGTTATCCGATGATGAAATGAAACAACCTTGATTTATCAATTGCCCTAATTCACGATGGCGTGCTCATCTGGTTGCAGATTGCTGACCTATACAATTATTGGCCAATGGCTGAATTGGGGTTCTTAGTATATTTAGTTGCGTGCTGTCAATACTCTCCATGCTGCTCTGGATGTTGACAATTATGATCAGATAGTATCTATGTGGGATTATAACCGTGCTGTCAATAGTGATGTGTCCAAAACCATCATGATTTGTAACTTCTGTTGCTCAGCTCATCACTGACCCTGTGGAAAATATCAAGAATTTCACAAAGCAGCCATGTTTACAATGAAGCCTAGGTTGTGGATGTGGCCTGGCTCAGCTTGCTCTTACAAAGCCTGAGCTGGTGTCTCTGATTCTGGTCATTTAGCTCAAGCATTCAACAATTTGTCTaacctttttctctccttccaacACCGGGGGCATTTTTTCCTTTTGGGCATACTATACACTTGTTTGGTTGATGATGCTACGAACAATATGGCCGGCAAGAGTAAGAGATCAAAGCACAAGTAGTTGGGCAAGTGTGAGAACAGCGTGGAATTTGTCCTCCCCTGTCTCGGCTAGTCAAGACTCCCGGCAAGTGGAACTTTTCTACCTGAAGAAAAATCAGTGGGGAACTGCTAATCTGCACGTAAAGAACGGTTAGTTCACGGAGGTTGAATCCAGTGTATCATGCACAATACTATTTTCCTATCTTCAAAAGTGTAACCTAACTTTTTTGCTAACTAGATTCTTAATCAGCACGCATGATACATGCATATTCATTCTTTTTATTGTCCAGCATCACCCCAGGCTCCAGCAATGCTGTCTGGTGTGCAACAATACTGCCGTCCTAGTCAGGCACTGTATTTTCTACAACCAGATACGAATCCATGCTAACATACAATTAAGTGTCTGTCATCCTCAAATTTGAATATTGTTGGTGTGCGTGTTGTGTATCACATGCATATCCTACTAATTCGTGGGCTTGATTTCATGTTTGTCTAATCAGAGATCTGTCCCCTTGTGATGACAAGGAAATGGGCGACTGGACTAGTATGCCATGTAATCGAACAGGAAGTTGACAGGCAAAAGGGATTTCCAGTTTGGTTTGCATATGTAGGCTCACAGTTTTTCCACAAGTTTTCTCCTAGCGTTGGTTTGTTGAATCAGTCTTATGTTCAGACACCTCTTGCCTTCTATTTTCCACGTTTCTTCTGGCAATTTTCTCGTGTGCTTAACCCATTCTGCTGCTTACACCTCCCTGTCCCGCAAGGCAGTTCTTGTTGATATGAACATGTGCTCTATCCACTTGCTTGTTGGCTTGTACTTGCACATTGTTTTGTGCACTTCCTTAATCTATGCGGCGCAAAGGCTGAATGATGGATTGATGGTGATCATGGTGGACTTGGTCTCTGATGTAGTTTGATAGTGGTGACTGTTAGCTTTTACTTTTCCATGTCTCGACAAAACTGTTGCTGCACCGTGTGGATTCCTGTCAATCTTAATATATTTGAACAGTGGAGCTTGCCAAAAAAAAATTCTCCCTTTTTATGAAATGATTTGAACTTTTCTTTTCCTTGtggaaataagttttgatttatgcATCACATTAACTTCTATTGTTATTTGCGGAAAAATAACTTATGAAGTTCACCTCCTGACCTGGATTGTATGTACAAGTAAGATGGCAATATGTGCTTTGGACAGTATTTCTTTTGTTAATATGGTCAGTGCCTTATATTATAGCTTTATTATAGTGAAAGTTTTTAGACAGTTTCTGCAAAAATAGACAAAATGATCTAATTTGATGATGTTCATGATTTTCAACAAGCAAAAGATATCATCCTTTTGGCATTCTACGCTTTCTCGTTACGTGTATTATCTACGAGACTATAGTATGGGTCCCTCCGTCCATATTTAAACGCCAAACTGGTAGTTTTGCAGAAACGTCCTTCGCGTTTTTCCGACCGAACCCACGGTCCACTCCGTCCTCTTCCCCGATTCCCCGCTCCCTCCGAAAACAGCCAGTCACCGCCGCTCCATCCAtccggcagccgccgccgctccatcctcccggcagccaccgcatccccGATTCCCCGCTCCCTCCGAaaaccgccgccgctcctcccgcgGCCCCCGAATCCCCGCTCCCTTCCGCATCCCTGCAGCCTCCTATTCGTCGTCTCCCCCGGCGCCCTGATAAAGAGGGATTTTTTCTTGTTCCGCATCGTAGCTTCCCCGGCGGCACCGCGAACAGGACGTCTACGCCGTCATGGAACTCGAGCTCGCTGATCCGGCGTCTTCATCATGATAGGGGAACCGTGCGCCACCATGGGGGACCCGATTTGAAGGCAGGATCCTTGCCTCCATGGGGACGACCTCCCGGACCTCCCGGACCCAAAGTTCCAAATTTTGTCCTCCGAGGTGGCGGTGTTGGCGCACCAGAAGCGGAGCCAAGCTGCAATGTGGAGAACCACCATGGAGGATGCAAATTTCTTGTCAAGAGTGATGTCGCTTCTTGATGGAGTTCAGTCTGAAACAACTTCCTCTTTGTCTGTTGGGTGGAGAAGTTGAATCCAATGTGCTCTGCATGTGGAACAAAGAAGATGTATGCATACTGAGTTTCAGTATCTCAATAAAAAGTGATTTTGTAAATCTCCTGTACAGATTCTGTATGTTGGGAATATTTTTGTGCTACACATGTATGCATACTGAGTTATCTCAATAAAAAGTGATTTTGTAAACCTCCTGTACAGATTCTGTATTCACGGCATGATGGATAGAAGCAAACAACAGCATGCCAAGATAGGCAAACACTGTATTTCATCCTGATAGGCAGAATACCAAGCATGTAGTGAAGCACCAGAAAGGTGAATTCAGTTAACTGGAGTATTAGCATGCTCCCCGTTGCTCAAAGTGAAGAACACCTcaaaaagtgaattcaattaacTGGAGTATTAGCATTCTCCCCGTAGTTGTTAGCATGTACATTTGCAACTGAAAAGAGAAGCTCTGATTGAGATGTATCCCAATGATTATTACCA contains:
- the LOC124699779 gene encoding shewanella-like protein phosphatase 2 translates to MPSASPDIPNCGGLPAAVSAFADAFVDFAVSGIFFPTNPPPPLPATPTPAATFLPAPSRLVAIGDLHGDLPKSLAALRLAGLLPPDSSPTSTSWSAGPTLAVQLGDILDRGGDELRLLYFLRRLSISAAAQGGAFLPILGNHEVMNVCGDFRFVTPQGLQEFSSWAGWYRAGLAIKRRCGDLEPPKNPFLGVPKAYPGIRREFWDGIRSRVAALRPDGPIARRFLADLPTVLVVGDSVFVHGGLLEANVEYGLERINAEVSDWIRGQQGDNARAPESVCGRDAVVWLRRFSEGFNCDCERLKGVLGMIPGAKRMVMGHTIQSEGITAVCGAQAVRVDVGLSKGCGNGLPEVLEINGAGSQVRVITTDPAEAWKYRKQKAAAALEKKGEVKDGLALLVRESHGLKGVEAKA